A single window of Dermochelys coriacea isolate rDerCor1 chromosome 2, rDerCor1.pri.v4, whole genome shotgun sequence DNA harbors:
- the LOC119852063 gene encoding transmembrane protein 176A-like — MPTSVVKVNDMEVSTEGSDKTVINITVSQESWLAFLVRSMLQGRAKPWAPASQGLAKGCYRGEQKVLGACQVLLGIVCGAIGVMLCFAPHTQELWSGSPFWTGALLIISGVFCIVSEKRGTGCCVWLALLLTLASVVSATVAVIIGARDMTWSFTFTEGSYLCDSPSPLPSGSKEFWRQQNCRLEFRRFEVSSPPGAVTTVPQTPPMLQQRDPSLQEPAWSWAVPRPGRQSLKPLPYFQSWAEAVGSEEPLLSSDSILPPDKEKAQVGQDV; from the exons ATGCCGACCAGCGTGGTGAAGGTGAATGATATGGAGGTTTCCACTGAGGGCTCGGACAAGACAGTCATCAACATCACCGTCAGCCAGGAGTCTTGGCTTGCCTTCCTGGTCAGGTCCATGCTCCAGGGAAGGGCCAAGCCTTGGGCACCTGCCAGCCAGGGCCTTGCCAAGGGCTGCTACCGCGGGGAGCAGAAAGTGCTGGGA GCCTGCCAGGTCCTGCTCGGGATCGTGTGCGGGGCCATTGGCGTGATGCTCTGCTTCGCGCCGCACACGCAGGAGCTCTGGTCGGGATCCCCGTTCTGGACAGGTGCTCTG CTCATCATCTCCGGAGTCTTTTGCATTGTGAGCGAGAAGCGTGGCACCGGCTGCTGC GTCTGGCTAGCCTTGCTGCTCACCCTGGCCAGCGTTGTCTCGGCGACCGTGGCTGTGATCATCGGGGCGCGGGATATGACATGGTCTTTCACCTTCACCGAAGGCTCTTACCTGTGTGACTCGCCCTCACCGTTGCCCTCGGGCTCCAAAGAGTTCTGGAGACAGCAGAACTGCAGGCTAGAGTTCAGGAGGTTTGAGGTGAGCAGCCCCCCTGGCGCGGTGACCACAGtgccccagaccccccccatGCTGCAGCAACGGGACCCCTCTCTGCAGGAGCCAGCATGGAGCTGGGCGGTCCCTCGCCCCGGTCGGCAGAG CCTTAAACCTCTGCCctactttcagagctgggccGAGGCAGTGGGGAGCGAGGAGCCGCTACTGTCCTCTGACTCCATCCTCCCGCCGGACAAGGAGAAAGCCCAGGTTGGCCAGGATgtctga